One Nicotiana tomentosiformis chromosome 1, ASM39032v3, whole genome shotgun sequence genomic window, ACAAATCCTCCCCTACTGTCTAAACCAAGGAATGGAGAAAGACTATTTGTATATCTTGCAGTTGCAGAAGTAGCTATAAGTGTAGTTTTAGTAAGGGAGGACAAAGGTaaacaatctcctatttattatgttagtaaatctttaTTAGATTCTAAAACTAGATATCCTCATCTAGAGAAACTAGCTTTAGCATTAATCATGGCAGCTAGGAAATTGAGACCATATTTTTAATGCCATCCTATCTCCGTAGTAACTGCATATCCATTaaggaatattttgcataaacaagaatTGTCAGGCAGACTAGCCAAGTGGGAAATAGAACTAAGTGAATATGACATTATTTATCAACCTAGAACTGCAATAAAATCTCAAGTTTTAGCAGATTTCGTCACAGattttaatacaaaaataattcctGAAGTAGAAAAGGAATTACAATTTTTTACTGGAGCTAATCCAGGTACGTGGACTTTATTTACTGATGGCTCTTCAAATGTCAAAGGAGCCGGTTTAGGTATTGTCTTAATCCCACCCTCAGGTGAAAGTATAAGACAAGCAATTAAATGTTACCCtattactaacaatgaagcagagtatgaagctatAATTGTAGGTTTGGAACTAGCACGAGAACTCTCCATAGAGCAAATCATGATTAAAAGTGACTCTCAACTGGTAGTCAATCAGATACAGGGGACTTACATTGCTAAAGAGGCATGAATGCAACAATACTTGGAAAAGGCACGAGAACTGGTCAAGCAATTTCAATCATGGAAGGTCGTGAAAATACCCaaggaagaaaatgcagaagcagacgcGTTGGCTAACCTTGCTTCAGTTGCAGAAGTAACAAGTGAACAAAATGCTATTGTAATACATTTATTTCATTCAACACTTGACCAGGATAAACATGAGGTAAGCTTTAATAATTAAACCTAGGATTGGGGAAACGAGATTGTTAATTTTTTGCAGTACCGGATCGTACCTGAAGGCAAGAAAGAATCTCAAGTGCTTCGACGAAAAGCTGCTCGTTACTGCctaatttgagataatttataTCGAAAAATGTTTGGCGGTCCTTTAGCAAGGTGCCTTGGACCCAATCAAATGGAGTACATGATGAGGGAAGTACGTGAAGGGCACTGCGGAAAACACGCAGGTGGAAAATCTTTAGTTAAAACACTAATCAAGGCAGGATACTACTAGCCTAAAATGGAAGAAGATGCGGAAAATGTTGTAGCcagatgtgataaatgtcaacgaTATGCCAACAATATGCATCGACCTGCTGAGTTATTACATACAGTTATTTCCCCAAGGCCATTTATGAAGTGGGAAATGGATATAGTAGGGCCTTTACCACAAGATAAAGAAAAGGTACAGTTCTTATTAGTGTTAAGAgattacttttcaaaatgggtagaggcaggAGCTTTAAAACAGGTACGAGAGAAGGAGGTGAAAGACTTCATTTGGCAAAACATTATATGCCGGTTTGGAGTCCCAAAATAAATCTTATGTGATAATGGCCCACAATTTATAGGATCAAAAATCACGGAGTTCTTTCAAAGTTGGTAAATCAAATGAATAACCTCTTCACCTTACCATCCCGTGGCAAATGGACAAACTGAGTTAACGaataatattatcatcaataatttgaagaagagactAGGAAAATCGAAAGGTAATTGGCCTGAAGAATTACCAGGAGTGTTATGGGCTTATAGAACCACAGCAAAAACAGCCACGGGAGAAACTCCATTTTCGCTTGTGTACGGTTCAGAAGCTTTAATCCCGGTTGAAATAGGAGAACCAAGCACGAGATTCACATTGGCAACGGAAGAGTCGAACGATGAGGAATTAAGAACAAACTTGGACTTACTCGAACAAAGAAGAGAAGCATCTTTAATACGGATGGAAGCACAAAAGCAAATCATAGAACGATACTACAATAGAAAGGCTCACCTCAGGTACTTCAAAATTGGGGACTTCATTCGTAAAAAGGTTTTCCAATCAACGAAAACAACCGGAGCAGGAAAGTTaaatccaaattgggaaggaccctataaaGTTCGAGGTATCATTGGAAAAGGTGCCTACGAGTTAGAAACCATGGATGACAAGGTTTTACCCTCGAGTTGGAATGTTGTTCATTTAAAGAAATACCCACGGTCAGGTATCGTTCAATTATGATTTTTGTTTTATATAGTTAaaattatactaacaattttagatgatagACAAAAAGCTAGCCcacaccaaatgatgatattagacctgaAGGACACGCGGAAGCAACATTATTCCCGGTCTAGGGTTGCAACCTTTCTGATGAAAATATAAAgggttaagcagtcatcatctaatTATATATACCTCCGAGTCCTGTATGTTTTTCCTTTTCAGGAAATGGACCATATGGAAGGAATAATCAAGTgctcgagatttcatacttcaaagctcaaaTACTTgggggactatatatatatatatatatatatatatatatatatataaggaaggCAAAGAAGACTGGAAAAGTCAGAATTCAAGTCAAGCCTATGGTCTACCCAACAAATCGAAAGTTAAGAGCAAAGTCAAGAGCCAAAAACGCAAGCCTGATTCAAAAACCTATGAAGAATACACTCGTGGATGTAAATTTCAAAATCTTACGAATGTTTAGGTTAAAGGCAATATTTAGTCATGGGTTGCAAGATATACCcttgaattttgtaaaatctgttGTAAAGAAAATAATTACGAAAAAGTTATAGATGATACTTGAATACATGTAAAGTGTTAtacaatttgaaagttcaaatgatacaaaacttcctcaaagttaTTCAAAGAAACGTGTGTGTTCCTATTTCTTCGTTCGTATGTTTACACCATAATGAAGTTGAGACGTCTTCTTCATTAAGTGTCGtttataaaagggccctcttttataattcgtgCATGTTCAAAAAGTCACGGAGTCTTGAAGCATTTTTAAATGCATAATAAAAGAGTAGAACAGAAACTCAAAATGAAATATTATATAAACCCAGTTAAAACTAAGTGTAAACTTAGTTCAAACCAAAGTATTTGATATTGAACCCCAAAATGGATCAGGGGTAAGACTTGCCAACCATTccacaaataaataaaaaaacacaATAAACTTTCCAAACACAAGTTCACTATAGGGGAGATTCTAAAGTAGTACTATCAGCAGCGGGAGAAGTCAAGATGGCATCATTAACAGCAGTAGAAGGTTTGACTTGAGCAGAAGAGATTTGAACACTAACTTCACCAGGAGTAAGTTCATCACCCTCGAGAATGCCAACCTCAGGTAAAGAAAAGTTTTGACTCTGCTGAGTTTTTTCAATGGTTTCCTTAGTTTTTGCAATCTCAGCAGTCAAGTCAAAACCTTCCTGGTTAGCCTCCATCAAAGTCTCGAGGCGCGTGTTCAAGAAAGCCCAGCTTACATCAAGAGTTGATATATCCTCAAGGGCCTCGTAATCCCTCTCCCATTGCTCAATTTCGGCCTCCAACTCTTCTTTTTCAATCAAAGCAGCATCATAAGAAGTTTGTAAAGGAGCGAGTGATCTCTCTAAGAATTGGACCTTGCTAGAAGATGCACAGAGGTCTTCTTGAGCTTGAGTGAGCGTTTGAACAAGCTCCCCGGCAAAGATTTCCTTCTGATTAAGCAGTTCTTTTAGACCCCTAATTTCCTCAGTAGCTTTAGAAAGCTGCTCGACAAATGAAGACTCAAGGAGGTCTTTATCTTTTCCCACTTGACTGGAAGAGACTTTTTCAATCGCCAATTCTGCTGCCATCACTTTCACTTGTTGTTCCAAAGCACATTTTTCCTCATCTAAAGCTTCTTTTTCTAACTGAAGGCCTTTAAATTGTTCTTTCTAGTTGTCCGCTTCCGTATTGATAGTTGTTGACTAACTGCTCAGTATGGACAATTCTCTTCATCAGCTCTGTGCCTATCAGGTTGATCTacaaaagaaagggaaaaagtgattatcaaacaaagataaagaaatcacaaggaaagtaaaaaaaaaaaaactaaggcTTATACCTTCATAGATGAATGGACAATGTCATTTATCCATGTCAAAGAGCTGTGGTTTTCCAATTTAGACTTCTCAACTGGGCCAATCAGCAGTTTCAGCCATACATCAGCTTGGCCAGACGTTTTTAAAAGATTACCATCCTCGGGGACTTCAATGGTAATATTTTTCATCATCTTACTGCTAAAGGAAGAACCAACTTCAACATGAGAAGTGGTAGCAATAGGGACAGTTGAGGAAGTAAAAATAGCCACGGGAGGAGCAGTGGCAGCAACAACAGGCGCGGGAAACTCAGAACCAATAGGAGCAGATACTGGAAAGGACACAAGGGGTGCTTCATCAGAAACTAAGCCAAAGTCTTCTCTATCAAACCCACGAGAAAACAACTGTTCTGTAGAGTCACGAGGTGCAGCAATCATCTCTTCATTAGAGCTCACCAAAGTGGCACTTTCAGGCTCATTCACAGGAACTGAATTCGGAGGAGGAGAGGCTTCATCATCCGAAACAACACGTCTCCTAGCCCGAGGCTTACGCACTAAAGAGCCCTCCTCTCATTCCTCTTCACCCTCAGAACCATGAGCTCTCTCTGCTTTTCTCTTTGATGAAGAATTCAAAATCATCTCTTGAGCCATGGACAAAGAAAGTCTTGATGAAGCAATGAACACGGCACTAACACCCTGAATGGGAAACACTAGCAGAAGAAGAAGTTAGTAAATCTCCAAATAAATATGAAAGAAAGGTAGACAGTTAAAGGGAAGCATACCATGAGTTTTAACTTTCCAACCAAACCTATGAGAAAGGTATTTCCAAGACATTCCTTCCATAGGAGCAACCGATAACATTTTTTCTACCCAAGCATGAAAGTCTGGTATTTCTTCAACAACTTCCATGGTtgctaaaaagaaaacaaaacagccACGGGATTGTAAGTTTCTTCTTCCTTCATAAAAGAGAAGAAAGATATCTAAAAAAAAGCTTACGAGCAAAGTTCCATTTTTCTGGAAAAGGCATGCTCTCTTCACCCACTAAATCACTTGTGGGAGCAGCAACAAAATGGGCATACCAGCCACGATCTTTATCATCTTAAGGGCTAACCAAAACCCTTTTAATCCTAGCCACGAGAGTAAACACCCTTGAAGGAAACAACTTAGGGGAATAAAGATGAAGCAAGTGTTGAAAGGTGAAGGGTAAAGAGGCCGAATTATCCAGGTATCTTAAACATGCAACAACTCTCCATACAATAGGACCAATCTGTCCTAAGCAAACGTTAAAGAAATGGCAAAATTCTATGATGGCTGGGTCAATAGGTGGTCTAAAACCCAACGTAAAAGGATATGTGTAAACGAAAGAGTAACCATCTTGGAATGAAGTAATCCTTTGGTTTGGACCAAGAACTAAAATTGGAAAGTTAAATTTCCAATGGCATTCTCTCCGCACAAGAGAAATCAAACCCTCAGTAATCTGGGAATGATAAACATCGGCACGATCATGGGAAGTCATAGAAGTACTTGATTTCTAATTGATTCACGATCAGCGGAGAAAGAAAATTTTGCAGGAATAATTTCATCAACAGTTGGTTCTCGAATAGGTTCACTCGAATCCCTATTTCTGGCAGAAGAACTATGAGTTGAAGAAGCCCTAGTTCTAGAAGAAGAAGGGGTAGTAACATTGGGTTGAGAAGAAGAACCACGAACAGATAAAGATCCTAAGCTACACAACCTACCGCCTCTTCTACTCCTAACAGGAGCAGTTAAAGGGGGAAGTTCATCTACAATTACTACTCTGCAAGGATCAGGGTTCGATGAAGACATGGTTGTACTGTAAAATAATACGTGATGATGTATAAGAACGATTATGGAAGAAGAATACTGTAGATTGAAGGTTTTCGTGAAATCAAAGGCACAAGAGGTATTTATAAGAATAAGCAGTCGTCATGTAAAGGGAGTCATGATTGAAACGTCATAATGAAACAGTTACTTTATGACTGACGCGGCCGCAGAAAAGCCCTAAAAACTGCTAAAGAGTCGCAGACCCAATCGATAAATGCCATGTGGCACATGCATTAAATAGAAGTGACATACGATGCGTTTGTTCTAAAAAAAGACATAATGATACATAGGAAACGACGGCAAAACATTCCCGCCATAAATGTGTACCACTTCCCAAATATTCAACTGCTGAATATTTGGcaagtggggggactatctgtattagtaaaaaataaatattacacgtGAAATTATATGAGGATGATAGGGAAAGATACGTGGATTACTAAGAAGATGACAATTGGAGTGTCGCATTAAAATATTCACGATATACAGCAGGTACGAGCAAATCACTCACGAGACGAAAGGGTACTATTGCTCGAGCCTAAATTACTCAGTGAAGAGACATAGGAAGGATGAATCAAGACAATAAAGAGGGAAGATTCATGAACCTCTAATTAATGTGAAAGAATAATCGGAACCGTTACAGAATCTTCATGAACAGTTACGGTTGCCAATTATAACGTTtcattaatgtcattaatgctcataatgattcGGTCATAAAAGGGAAGAAACGTTATATTTGTAAATTCCTATATAAGGGAGGGGAATTTCACTTGTAAGGACACATTTTGATTATTAttggaatataattattttcttgtgctttcaattgattattttgtcatttcttatactaatttcctttcttatttctgagagaatattgaatttcttgattatcagtaacccgagtacTACTAAAAATAGGCTTTAATTGAGAATctaattctttggttaaacaatagtgggtgttgattctctcgtacagttgatctttcggagatttagaggtagctgtcgtatttcgcagaccttgtctctcctcccctatctccttgtttaccgtattttggtcttagactattatagacagtatttcttttccagacttgtattcatattagatgctcatgtattcagtgacactaggttttgggagtgtttgtatcggaaATTGGGAGGCCTTTTAttaaactcaaatatattatattttcaaacttaaaagaaaatatggtttattgatattatcggctttcctagtattgagataggtgccatcatgacaggttgggattttgggtcgtgacaagttggtatcagagccctaggttacataggtctcacgatttatgagcaggtttagtagagtcttgcggatcggtacggagacgtctgtacttatcttcgagaggctacagaacccttaggaaaatttcactttcttgtattctatcgtgcggaattgattcaacttgaaacataactctttgaattccttccacgcatttcgtatgcgcatatgagcgctcggtatcaattgtgcatcgccggcttgtgattctatgaacgaggttcaagatgtgtattctgtgttttggtgatgggctagtctggaggacttgaggccaggtttagaccgcagcttaggctcggtagcttcagttgtaacctgtacatttggactcatatgtcagGTAAGGTCCCTACGAgttgaatttgtggctcgatgagcgattgaatggctatatgataagtatgatgtgactataAGATGTGTTCATAGGGGTGGAATGTGACGAATAAAGTTTGcttatgactcaagagtttgctattgggtacttgatttctgtcttgattcgACGCatagtctcgagttgtgagtgtattgaaggatctttcacgttgttaaattgtgggacaaattaaattctcatgtattggcaatgagtttggactcaaggaGAGTAAATGATTGtctagtaattgtggttgcgaatgggtatttctaatgttgatagcTCAATaaagataatctttgaagaggcttagagtcggtaatattttattggttcaggtgcctaagagatgcattttgatttgatgcaacagttgggAAGCAAAgtgtgagggaagacatgacgggaagtgtttcgcggtggttgaagtactagcaggtcaagtaggagaagtagaggttaagaagttgcttaaaggagatggtttaaccgaagtaacagtggcagattagcatatggattctgtggtagggtagtcgcgtgccttgagaaagtgtagaatggtttggaatcgtgatagaatgtggTTTGGCCTAccgactttatttggagtgatggttactgtacgaagaaagattgcaTCTGgaagaaaggagtttgtttgaaatgaagagggatgtaaagatctgattatcgtttcaaGCGCAACATGACGTGAGTTCGGAAAGTATTGTTGAACTTTAAGTTAATGTCAATGGGGAAAGTGcaaacttatacaaatggtgggagagcatgagctcaggagaatttactaattacgtggtcgttgcacccagtgcagcgtcgttggaagatattggtaaggaattccacaggtgggttatctcttgtgagaagTTAgcagtggcgtgatgttgatAAAGCTTCTctgaggaatattacttgctacctagtaagaggtcgagtgtgtgactgtggctggtgattcagaatgttcatgaaaatcttaacaaaagacttcgagaaatttggcgggttaacggtgctagatcttggtaattgagaaggagaaatccttgcgggttcttatttttatataattgcatcttaaggctaagtgggggagcctgctattaactatttgatttcatggttatgtgttaaagtttagttttggtctgaggcatacttgtggtttAGTTATGACTTATAGAGgaggagatcgaggatgactcgggtaagtaaatttctagatacggattacattgcactttatgaaaacatgaaaattatggaatgattaagttgttatttttaaggatgtagtgcacacgaagtataaatttgattggtcgtgataaggcagggttacttatttgagcgttgattgtgctaaaggagcacatgtctttcggcccgcttggggcggagtaaattagatttgagcagagtggatgactctcgagagggttctaatggattcaaaatgtatatgtggaaattgaattttttttgaatttgtataccactagaatcagttacttacattggatggtatcaggACGTGCgctaattctgtttgactatggattctacattttagtataagaaaggaaagatgaacaattttaaattcgcataaggtattttcagagtgagtgttatggttggggtatttatggaggtgcttaagaagaatacattgGCTTATGGGTCTTAGGGCAATGTGATTTTATGTTAGGatatcttgtagtgagctttgggtaaggatagaagtgttctgacaaggagaaatgtcaacttgagggtaattcagaagaaactcagagaaaataggacaaatgggtaacatgatggatcagtatggtaatagtatgctcggttcttttggttcttacgaTGAGGTGGgactttacgggtgttttgtggcaatactctcgaatttggcaacctgtgtgacttggtggagttagaagaattcagttctgatagcttggttatgtgcaaatgaatttcaaagtgttcatgatggtttctacc contains:
- the LOC138906537 gene encoding uncharacterized protein; translated protein: MEEDAENVVARCDKCQRYANNMHRPAELLHTVISPRPFMKWEMDIVGPLPQDKEKVQFLLVLRDYFSKWVEAGALKQKRLGKSKGNWPEELPGVLWAYRTTAKTATGETPFSLVYGSEALIPVEIGEPSTRFTLATEESNDEELRTNLDLLEQRREASLIRMEAQKQIIERYYNRKAHLRYFKIGDFIRKKVFQSTKTTGAGKLNPNWEGPYKVRGIIGKGAYELETMDDKVLPSSWNVVHLKKYPRSGIVQL